The Pseudochaenichthys georgianus unplaced genomic scaffold, fPseGeo1.2 scaffold_1821_arrow_ctg1, whole genome shotgun sequence DNA window TGGCACCGACACAAGATGACTCAATCTGGAGACAAAACTGGACTAAAGTAGGATGGAGGCGTCAGGAATATTAAACTCTGCCTCCTGTtttcagcagcaacaacaacaacaacactaaCGAATCAGCTGCTCACACGGTGACAGTCGATCAATGCTCAATGGATAATTAGGAACAAGTCAAATTATcttgttttgtatttgtgtatttgtattcaatgCTGGATCCACCTCATCATTTTATTCCCACCACAGCACCGAGACTGCCCTGATCAAAATCACATCTCACATCTCATCGCAGCTGACTCAGGCTCCATCACTCCACTAATTCTCCTTGACCTCTCTGCAGCCTTTGACACCATCTCCCATAATATCCTCCTCACCCGCCTGTCTGAACTCCTTGGCCTCACTGACTCCGCCCTCTCCTTCTTCCACTCATACCTCTCGGACCGGACACAGTTTGTCACACACGCTGGCTGCAGCTCCCCCTGTGCCTCTGTCAACCATGGAGTCCCCCAAGGCTCAGTGCTCGGTCCCCTTCTATTCACAATATACATCCTTCCGATTGGTGATATCATCCATGGTCTCTGTTTCCACTCCTATGCCGACGACACCCAACTGTACATCAGCACAAAACCTTCTGCCCATCTCCCCCCTCAGTCACTAATCAACTGCCTCCACGAAATTAAAACCTGGATGACCACCAATCTACTCAAACTAAACAGTGATAAAactgagctcatggttgtggccccCAAGGCACTGCTCgggaaggttggagatctgCTCCTCAACATCGACAGTTCCATCATCTCCCCATCCCCTCAGGTCCGCAACCTTGGTGTTGTCTTGGATTCAACCCTCTCATTTCAAAACCACATCAAATCCATTTCAAAATCAGCCTTCTTCCACCTCAGAAATATTTCAAGACTCCGGCAATCACTGTCCGACTCTGTTGCTGAGAAGCTGATACATTGTTTCATTACCTCACGCCTGGACTATTGTAATGGACTCCTGTCCGGGGTTCCCAGCAAAACCCTGAACAGGCTCCAGTACATACAGAACTCAGCTGACAGGGTCCTCACACGCACcaagccctggcagcacatcacccccactctattcaacctccactggctcccggtcaagtcccgcatcacctacaaactcctcctcctcatctccaaGTCCCCCCGTGCCCTCTCCCCTCAGTCCCTCACAGATCTCCTACACCCATACATCCCGTCCCGCACCCTGCGATCCTCAGATTCCGGCCTGCTCTCTATTCCCCATTCACGCCTCCGCACCTTCGGGGACCGTGCCTTCAGTGTCGCTGCCCCCActctctggaactccctccctgcAGAAATCCGCAACGCCCCTTCTCTCAACATTTTCAAATCAACCCTTAAAACTCATCTGTTCAACATCGCCTTCCAACAATAACTCactcccacccccccccccaaattaTACTTCCATTTCTGCCCCctgttttatgtttatgttttttatgtCTTGTCCTTGTATGTttctttgtaaagcgaccttgaggttatgaaaggcgctatataaattcaatgtattattattattattctcatACATCATCATTAATTTGTGAGATTATAATCCCAGAGTACATCAACGTTTCAGGTTGTTTTCTAGTTTATGTGTGACAAGACAAATAAAACCCTCAAATGGTTCAAATATGTTTGAGCTAATTTAGCTTTTTCCTTCACACTCACAATGCTGTTGAGGTCGGAGTCGAAGCTCCCGATGTGCAGGTTGTTGCTGTTGGAGTGGATGGAGACGTTTCCCCCCCCCATGGGCTCCAGACCCTCCTCGTCCCACAGGTAGGTCCCCCCCGACCCACAGCTGTCCGAGGGGGAGAGGTCCAGAGAGGAGCCGCCCTAAAGAGAGGGGAGAGACTTTTATTCTGAAGGATTCCACTCATCATCCATACAGGAGATACACACAGAGAGGCTTTTATTCTGAAGGAATCCACTCATCATCAGGAGATGCACACAGAGAGACTTTTATTCTGAAGGATTCCACTCATCATCCATACAGGAGATACACACAGGgaggcttttattctgaaaggtTACACTCATACACAGAGAAAGGCTTTTATTTTGTAGCAttctgtatatcagtgtattctgAAGCAGATacatccatggaggattttatttttgaaggaTTCCACTCATAATCCATACAGGAgatcagtggcagcgccagggtatggctggggtaggctacagccataccaagaaatccATGAAAAGtgttgagaacacggattgcgaaaatctaccggtcgtgtccacaacacacaaaatgatcctgttgtaacaacaagtgcacgttactgacgcaatatggttgagaccattcaggcttatgctagaggggtgcaaggaatagtctaagtagtgggggagttgtatacactaaaggtgtggacattctctcgcgttataatatcagcgcggccgcggtcagatcaaaatgcctccgaatgcaatttgaacagacctacagccaatcagagcaacgacacgttgggtctgctgcgtcatgcattactgatTCGTCACGTTTACAGTGAAAAGTCCCCAAACTCGCGGCGAgtaaattgcagacagacagcagaacttctaggattaattgtatatttctaaaaggagactaataaaagcctcacgcgtgcgtttcactgtcaaggggagcgatatagcgtgtatgtaattacattacaaatactgacttgagccccaccgctgtatgggttagccctaccagagattacccaacacaaatactctggcgccgccactgcagGAGATACACACAGAGGCTTTTATTCTGAAGGATCACACTCATAATCCATACAGGAGATAAACACAGAGGCTTTTATTCTGAAGGATCACACTCATAATCCATACAGGAGATACACACAGAGAGGCTTTTATTCTGAAGGATCACACTCATAATCCATACAGGAGATACACACAGAGGCTTTTATTCTGAAGGATCACACTCATAATCCATACAGGAGATAAACACAGAGAGGCTTTTATTCTGAAGGATCACACTCATAATCCATACAGGAGATACACACAGAGAGGCTTTTATTCTGAAGGATCACACTCATAATCCATACAGAAGATACACACAGAGAGGCTTTTATTCTGAAGGATCACACTCATAATCCATACAGGAGATACACACAGAGAGGCTTTTATTCTGAAGGATCACACTCATAATCCATACAGGAGATACACACAGAGAGGCTTTTATTCTGAAGGATCACTCATAATCAGAAGTTAGAAAATGCTTCACAGTGAGATAGGTGTGTCACAGTTTCTGTGGGTGAGGCTAAACTGAGTCATTGCATATTTATAATATTTGTGAAGTTAAATCATACCAGCACGACTCTTATCTTCTACTTAAACTCACCTGTCTGCCatcaatatatattattttattctagTCCCTCTGCCAACAGGGTTTAGATTTGGTTTGTTTGTCAGCAGGAGGAAGGTAAAACTCAGCCAAAGAGGAATTCATTACGTTATTTAAGTATTTTCTGGTAGATGTACGGCTAAAATCTCTGAAAATGTCCACTTTCTTTCTCTCAAATTAATTTAAAGTGCCGGTACCTGCTCGTGGTCCTCCTGCTGATTGGACCTCCTGCGGTGAGGGAGTCTGAGACGGTTTTCGGCGCACCAGTCCACGCCGTCGTCCAGGAAGCAAAGACCTGCCTTCGAGACGCCGCTGACGGCCATCTTGTCTTCTTCATTGAACCTGGCACACGATTGGTCGAGCCCCGAGTCGTCCTCGTCGTTTTTGGAGGAGAGAAGAAGTATTCCCATCCCTCCGTTtcctaaaaaacacaacatgagATGAGACGGGGAATTAGGGACATTGTGGGGGAAATAAAAAGTAAAATCAGACAAAAACAACTTCTCATCTTAGAGAATATCTGTTTTATCCCATACATAGATGTTTCTTGTTAATGCAGGAAATATGTAAATGTACCCTCATACTCATCATTTTGACATCAAAGAATTTCAGAAATATGGTACATTTCTGAAAAAACCATAACCCTATAATATAAATGACTTAAATTGCCTTTAAAGTCGCACCAACCCACTCCTAACACATCTCAAAGTGTGTTCTTACCGAGGTTGTCGAAGTCGTCCATGTATTCCTGACTCGTGTCGTTTCTATCCAGAGACGAGTTGGAGGAGAGGCTCATGTCCTCCAGCGTCTCCCCCAGAATCGACACCTCTCTCTGGGCTACCATTTCTGCCGACAGCCCCCTCTCTGGAGCCTCCGGGGGGCTTTCTACAAAGTGAGGGAAATTAAATAAGAAAGTAGAAAGATACAGATAAGATGAGGAAAGAGACATATGAGGGTATAtatacattttaattaaaaaatataacatttgaattaaaaaatatatcaaattttttttttgaaaatataaaaaGTCTACGGGAATATGTTGATTATTTTTGGAGATTTTTTGTACGATCATAAGATGACATCAACAATGATCAAATGAAAGAGACATGTGATGGTTTATACATTTGCAAATGTTTATAATTGATAATTTATTTAAAGGCAGGGATGAGTTgagatcaaataaaaaaaatgctaacagaagAAATTCGTGTTTTGTACGATGTTTACAAACATTATCACGTTAATAACGATTCCCACCTGGGCTGTTCTCTGTAGTCGACGGAGTCTCCACGGAGTTCCTTCTAGCCGTTGGTTCTCGGTTCACTTCCTGTCCGCTCCCATTAGCTGTGGTCACTCTGAGGGGGCGGGGCTGCTTGATGAGCGACGGGCGTGACAGCCTATAGCTGATGCCGCTGGGCTTGGAGGCGGGACCAGTGCTGGGGGGCAGGAGGAGGGGCTTCTTTAGGGGCAGGAGTCCAGATTTTGATTGACTTTTGAGTTTCACCAAGACTCCTTTAGGGGGGATTTGAGCGGTGGCCATGTTGGTGGAGGAGTGAGATAAGGGGGAGGAAGGGGAGGGATTCAGGGTGGGGAAGGGGGTGGGATTCAGGGTGGGGGAGGGTTGTTGGCGGACCTGATTGAGGCTACGAGAACGGAAACGATCGTTTTCCGTTAGCGGGATCGTAGCTTTTCCCAGGCTGTCGCTGGAGTGAGATCGACTCGCTGGAGGTTTCTTTAATAACGGGGAACCGGAGCGGGAACCGGAACCGGGACCAGAACCAGGTCCGGTTCCACTTCGGGGACGAGAGAAACCCGGCTGCCTCAGAGAACCGATCCGGGGTCTAGATCCAGATCCAGAAACACCCATTAGCGTAGATTTTGTTCCGTTTAAAACCGTAGAACCAGAAACGCCATTCACTGCCGGTTTTATTCCATTTAACGCCGTTTTCGATGCACTTTTGGAGACAGGAAGTAACCGGGGGCTGGATTGCGGCGAAGGTGACGAAGACGAGGGGAATCCGAAGCCCCTTCCCTTTCCAGTAGAAGAAGTGGCGGTTTTTCCTTGGAGGTTTAACTGATGATTGTTGTTGTTAATAGAGGATCGAATCCCAGTTGCTCCGCCTTCCTCTTCGTTCTCTTTCCGCCACTTTGTCGGCACTCGGATGAATCCATTCTGCTTCACGGGGGTCGGAGCAGTGTACGACGAGGAGCCGTTGACCCCCGCGGGGCCCGGGTGATGGTAGAACCCGTTGGTGAGGCGGGTGTTGGTGGAGCTAGCTGTGGAAAGCGTGGAGGATTTGGGCTTCGACCCAAATTTGGGCAGCCTAGAGACCATGGTGGGCATGGCGAGGAGAGGGGGGGCGGACATCAGACCGCACCTCCTTCACCGGGGATTTG harbors:
- the LOC117441605 gene encoding serine-rich coiled-coil domain-containing protein 2-like, with protein sequence MSAPPLLAMPTMVSRLPKFGSKPKSSTLSTASSTNTRLTNGFYHHPGPAGVNGSSSYTAPTPVKQNGFIRVPTKWRKENEEEGGATGIRSSINNNNHQLNLQGKTATSSTGKGRGFGFPSSSSPSPQSSPRLLPVSKSASKTALNGIKPAVNGVSGSTVLNGTKSTLMGVSGSGSRPRIGSLRQPGFSRPRSGTGPGSGPGSGSRSGSPLLKKPPASRSHSSDSLGKATIPLTENDRFRSRSLNQVRQQPSPTLNPTPFPTLNPSPSSPLSHSSTNMATAQIPPKGVLVKLKSQSKSGLLPLKKPLLLPPSTGPASKPSGISYRLSRPSLIKQPRPLRVTTANGSGQEVNREPTARRNSVETPSTTENSPESPPEAPERGLSAEMVAQREVSILGETLEDMSLSSNSSLDRNDTSQEYMDDFDNLGNGGMGILLLSSKNDEDDSGLDQSCARFNEEDKMAVSGVSKAGLCFLDDGVDWCAENRLRLPHRRRSNQQEDHEQGGSSLDLSPSDSCGSGGTYLWDEEGLEPMGGGNVSIHSNSNNLHIGSFDSDLNSIDVLENLESCDLDDDDLMLDEDLPEDDSLRSDGEGLAHMAQWRMRQLCWGNDNESDLESYKLTEDPGNKRTDGDLILDFSSSSPPVDLGPDVEDLAEDCSAVRSQLEFLQKLLLQEEDTDEDTLTTETLSPESESSSDSQVHVLLQEVQQLREDLRSRDRTIAQLTLQL